A genomic region of Phragmites australis chromosome 2, lpPhrAust1.1, whole genome shotgun sequence contains the following coding sequences:
- the LOC133898566 gene encoding uncharacterized protein LOC133898566 isoform X1, whose translation MRCALRMRCWFGRNGHELVCSSCINLRFNAKKDDVSHFLSSSLYLQCSLHSQGCVTPTMRVMVGAPLQGATAAPLDAMPLVGECVHNTAQMVASLPNDDEGGTTSTPTCSSFPFTLDGGSTKSRGGEGREVVVSFTVAAMASNGTRSIRSGGRLVTAEARVTFTTMEAHCGASPFYASSVLHHVDNVIVSVPATSVAAPSPARHVCCMVAGVANRRPGLVRHPWNLVALELNADGTPSDGT comes from the exons ATGAGATGTGCCCTTCGGATGAGATGTTGGTTCGGAAGGAATGGACATGAACTTGTATGTTCATCATGTATAAATTTAAGGTTCAATGCAAAGAAAGATGACGTATCTCATTTCTTGAGTTCATCTCTTTATCTACAATGTTCTTTACATTCACAAG GGTGCGTGACACCCACAATGCGTGTCATGGTGGGGGCACCTCTTCAAGGTGCGACGGCGGCACCCTTAGATGCAATGCCACTTGTTGGCGAGTGTGTCCACAACACAGCTCAGATGGTAGCGTCCCTCCCGAATGACGATGAAGGCGGCACAACCTCAACACCGACATGCTCCTCCTTCCCGTTCACCCTCGATGGTGGATCCACCAAATCCcgagggggggaggggagggaggtcgtCGTCTCCTTCACGGTTGCGGCGATGGCCTCCAACGGCACCAGATCCATCAGGTCTGGTGGCCGCCTAGTCACCGCAGAGGCGAGGGTGACCTTCACAACCATGGAAGCCCATTGCGGTGCCTCTCCCTTCTACGCCTCCTCGGTGCTTCACCACGTCGACAATGTCATTGTGTCCGTCCCAGCCACCTCCGTTGCAGCACCATCTCCTGCTCGCCATGTCTGCTGCATGGTGGCGGGGGTGGCCAACCGACGTCCGGGACTTGTTCGCCACCCATGGAATCTAGTGGCTCTTGAGCTCAATGCTGACGGCACCCCTTCCGACGGCACCTAG
- the LOC133898566 gene encoding uncharacterized protein LOC133898566 isoform X2 — protein sequence MFFTFTSVSMVHVRTCTTTVFALTHAMVHTTGCVTPTMRVMVGAPLQGATAAPLDAMPLVGECVHNTAQMVASLPNDDEGGTTSTPTCSSFPFTLDGGSTKSRGGEGREVVVSFTVAAMASNGTRSIRSGGRLVTAEARVTFTTMEAHCGASPFYASSVLHHVDNVIVSVPATSVAAPSPARHVCCMVAGVANRRPGLVRHPWNLVALELNADGTPSDGT from the exons ATGTTCTTTACATTCACAAG TGTCTCCATGGTGCACGTCAGAACGTGCACAACAACAGTGTTCGCGTTGACTCATGCCATGGTGCACACCACAGGGTGCGTGACACCCACAATGCGTGTCATGGTGGGGGCACCTCTTCAAGGTGCGACGGCGGCACCCTTAGATGCAATGCCACTTGTTGGCGAGTGTGTCCACAACACAGCTCAGATGGTAGCGTCCCTCCCGAATGACGATGAAGGCGGCACAACCTCAACACCGACATGCTCCTCCTTCCCGTTCACCCTCGATGGTGGATCCACCAAATCCcgagggggggaggggagggaggtcgtCGTCTCCTTCACGGTTGCGGCGATGGCCTCCAACGGCACCAGATCCATCAGGTCTGGTGGCCGCCTAGTCACCGCAGAGGCGAGGGTGACCTTCACAACCATGGAAGCCCATTGCGGTGCCTCTCCCTTCTACGCCTCCTCGGTGCTTCACCACGTCGACAATGTCATTGTGTCCGTCCCAGCCACCTCCGTTGCAGCACCATCTCCTGCTCGCCATGTCTGCTGCATGGTGGCGGGGGTGGCCAACCGACGTCCGGGACTTGTTCGCCACCCATGGAATCTAGTGGCTCTTGAGCTCAATGCTGACGGCACCCCTTCCGACGGCACCTAG